The following coding sequences lie in one Bordetella genomosp. 9 genomic window:
- a CDS encoding ABC transporter substrate-binding protein: protein MPQFRRLAAALAVALVMPLADGAARAGTVTVITSFPKDLTQAYKTAFEKANPGVTLEILNKNTVAGLAYVRETPAGQRPDVFWASAPDAFEVLNRDKLLAPAKDVINPKVPDKIGSFPINDPGGMYYGQALAGYGIMYNTRYIKAHKLAPPKQWTDLLAPEWFGHVGITSPSRSGTMHLTVETILQGEGWDRGWQTLLRMAGNSSAVTERSFGVPDGVNNGQFGAGPVIDFFGLSSKFSKFPVDFVYPTETAIVPANIALIEGAKNADEGKAFIKFALSAAGQEVLLEPKISRLPVLPYSELEGKIPAGYPDPLELAKRSTVHFDVDLSQQRYYLVQSLFDQTITFRLKELQQATKAIHDAERKLGDKAKSGKAAELLAQARKLAWSPLVGQQQSGEAEFLKLFAGDKRDSAVNQKITQLEGDWNGKARGNYEEAARLAQQAAAQ from the coding sequence ATGCCGCAATTCCGTCGTCTGGCGGCCGCATTGGCGGTCGCGCTCGTCATGCCTTTGGCCGATGGCGCCGCCCGCGCGGGCACCGTCACCGTCATCACCTCCTTTCCCAAGGACCTGACCCAGGCCTACAAGACCGCCTTCGAGAAGGCCAATCCCGGCGTCACGCTGGAGATATTGAACAAGAACACGGTGGCGGGGCTGGCCTATGTGCGCGAGACCCCGGCGGGCCAGCGGCCGGACGTCTTCTGGGCCAGCGCCCCGGATGCCTTCGAGGTGCTGAACCGCGACAAGCTGCTCGCGCCTGCCAAGGACGTAATCAATCCGAAGGTGCCAGACAAGATCGGCAGTTTCCCGATCAACGACCCGGGCGGGATGTACTACGGGCAGGCGCTGGCGGGCTACGGCATCATGTACAACACCCGCTACATCAAGGCGCACAAGCTGGCGCCGCCCAAGCAATGGACGGATCTGCTGGCGCCGGAATGGTTCGGCCACGTCGGCATTACGTCGCCCTCGCGCTCCGGGACCATGCACCTGACGGTGGAGACGATTCTGCAGGGCGAGGGCTGGGATCGGGGCTGGCAGACCCTGCTGCGCATGGCGGGCAACAGCAGCGCCGTGACGGAGCGTTCGTTCGGCGTGCCGGACGGCGTCAACAACGGGCAGTTCGGCGCGGGACCGGTCATCGACTTCTTCGGCCTGTCCAGCAAGTTTTCCAAATTCCCGGTGGACTTCGTCTATCCGACGGAAACGGCCATCGTGCCGGCCAACATCGCGCTGATCGAAGGCGCGAAAAACGCGGATGAAGGCAAGGCCTTCATCAAGTTCGCGTTGAGCGCCGCCGGGCAGGAGGTGCTGCTGGAGCCGAAGATTTCGCGCCTGCCGGTGCTGCCGTACAGCGAGCTGGAAGGCAAGATCCCGGCGGGCTATCCGGACCCGCTCGAATTGGCGAAGCGCAGCACCGTGCATTTCGACGTCGACCTGTCGCAGCAGCGGTACTACCTGGTGCAGTCCCTGTTCGACCAGACCATCACCTTCCGCTTGAAGGAGCTGCAGCAGGCCACCAAGGCCATCCATGACGCCGAACGCAAGCTTGGCGACAAGGCCAAATCCGGCAAGGCCGCCGAGCTGCTCGCCCAGGCCCGCAAGCTGGCGTGGTCGCCCCTGGTCGGCCAGCAGCAAAGCGGGGAAGCGGAGTTCCTGAAACTGTTCGCCGGCGACAAGCGCGATAGCGCGGTGAACCAGAAAATCACCCAGCTCGAAGGCGACTGGAACGGCAAGGCGCGCGGCAACTATGAGGAAGCCGCGCGGCTCGCGCAGCAGGCCGCCGCGCAGTAA
- a CDS encoding Ohr family peroxiredoxin, whose product MNTPQPPPVEALAKYRGEAFRPLYTGTVTVSGGAAAHGRASGIARSDDGALDVALRLPLELGGPGGGSNPEQLFAAAFAACFHGGLSLLAARDGLQTCDASVRARVTFGRDPADGLYALTACIDIRLPGLDRAVADELVRNTERLCPYSKMARQGIHIVVALTG is encoded by the coding sequence ATGAATACACCGCAACCGCCGCCCGTGGAGGCCCTGGCGAAGTACCGGGGCGAAGCATTCCGGCCCCTGTACACGGGCACGGTCACGGTGTCGGGCGGCGCGGCCGCGCACGGACGGGCGTCCGGGATCGCCCGTTCGGACGACGGCGCGCTGGATGTCGCGCTGCGATTGCCGCTGGAACTCGGCGGTCCGGGCGGGGGCAGCAATCCGGAGCAATTGTTCGCGGCGGCGTTCGCGGCCTGTTTTCACGGCGGCTTGAGCCTGCTGGCCGCACGCGACGGCCTGCAGACCTGCGACGCCAGCGTCCGGGCGCGCGTGACCTTCGGCCGCGATCCGGCGGATGGCCTGTATGCCCTGACCGCCTGCATCGACATCCGCCTGCCCGGCCTGGATCGCGCAGTCGCGGACGAGCTGGTGCGCAATACCGAACGCCTGTGCCCCTATTCCAAGATGGCGCGGCAGGGCATTCATATCGTGGTCGCCTTGACTGGTTAG
- a CDS encoding LysR family transcriptional regulator — MNLRHLQFFVVLAETRNFTRAAQRLHVAQPALSQQIRTLEDRLGAALIDRRTRPLRLTEAGTFFLAEARQILSQYERASSAARDIGEGRRGWLGIGFTRSAMYSVLPPALKQFSRTHPGVELKLYEMLAEEHAAALKEHRIHIGIGRQAEPIPGCATQVLLQEKLMAVLPADHPLAKRPRLRVQHLAELPFVFYPKHPNARFPRLVESLCRDAGFTPRVAHQAYEIQTAIALVAAGLGVTLVGESVARHGRADVVYLPLSGASAAALTTLTATWRQDDDSPALADFLSVLLPAGRQ, encoded by the coding sequence TTGAATCTTCGGCACCTTCAGTTTTTCGTGGTCCTGGCCGAAACGCGCAACTTCACGCGGGCGGCGCAGCGCCTGCACGTGGCGCAGCCCGCGCTGAGCCAGCAGATACGCACCTTGGAAGACCGCCTGGGCGCGGCGCTGATCGATCGCCGCACACGGCCGCTGCGCCTGACCGAAGCCGGCACGTTCTTCCTGGCCGAAGCGCGTCAGATCCTGTCCCAGTACGAGCGCGCGTCCAGCGCCGCGCGCGACATCGGAGAAGGCCGGCGCGGCTGGCTGGGCATCGGCTTCACACGCTCGGCGATGTACAGCGTGCTGCCGCCCGCCCTCAAGCAATTCAGCCGCACCCACCCCGGTGTCGAACTGAAGCTGTACGAGATGCTTGCGGAGGAGCACGCCGCGGCGCTGAAGGAACATCGCATCCATATCGGCATCGGCCGCCAGGCCGAACCGATTCCCGGTTGCGCAACACAGGTGCTGCTGCAGGAAAAGCTGATGGCGGTGCTGCCGGCCGACCACCCCTTGGCGAAGCGGCCGCGCCTGCGCGTCCAGCATCTGGCCGAGCTTCCCTTCGTGTTCTATCCCAAGCATCCGAATGCGCGGTTTCCGCGACTGGTGGAAAGCCTGTGCCGCGACGCGGGCTTTACGCCGCGGGTGGCGCATCAGGCCTACGAGATACAAACCGCGATCGCGCTGGTGGCGGCGGGCCTGGGCGTCACGCTCGTCGGGGAGTCGGTGGCGCGGCACGGCCGTGCCGATGTGGTGTACCTGCCGCTGTCCGGGGCCAGCGCCGCCGCCCTGACCACGCTGACGGCGACGTGGCGGCAGGACGACGACTCGCCCGCGCTGGCGGACTTCCTGTCCGTCCTGCTGCCGGCCGGCAGACAATAG
- a CDS encoding LysR family transcriptional regulator, translated as MAFIAVAAEGSFAKAGDRLGIGRSAVSRSVQKLEDQLGIRLFVRTTRSTSLTREGERFYANCHAGVERIVQALDDMRELREGPPSGRLRVSAAVGFGRKIVGPLLKDFRTAYPDIAVELLLDDRPTDFTSDGVDVSFRNGRMEDSQIIARQLVPMQMLLCASPAYIAAHGQPDRIEDLAHHRCVNFRLPSGRVYEWEFKVGGHIRRFAPQAPQAMLAFNDPDLVLQAVLDGEGIAQMAGYQIRDHLRDGTLTACLPQYAPDDRGHYICYLSRQHLPSRIRVFVDFMTTHIRALDLHTTESFLKPAS; from the coding sequence GTGGCGTTCATCGCCGTGGCGGCCGAAGGCAGCTTCGCCAAGGCGGGAGACCGGCTCGGCATCGGACGGTCGGCGGTGAGCCGCAGCGTGCAAAAGCTGGAAGACCAGTTAGGCATCCGGTTGTTCGTGCGGACCACGCGCAGCACGTCGCTGACGCGCGAGGGCGAACGCTTCTACGCGAACTGCCATGCGGGGGTCGAGCGCATCGTGCAGGCGCTGGACGACATGCGCGAACTGCGCGAAGGCCCGCCATCGGGCCGGCTGCGCGTGAGCGCCGCCGTGGGTTTCGGCCGCAAGATCGTCGGGCCGCTGCTGAAGGACTTCCGGACGGCCTACCCGGACATCGCCGTCGAACTGCTGCTGGACGACCGGCCCACGGACTTCACGAGCGACGGCGTGGACGTGTCCTTCCGCAATGGCCGCATGGAAGACAGCCAGATCATTGCCCGGCAGCTGGTTCCCATGCAGATGCTGCTGTGCGCGTCGCCCGCTTATATCGCCGCGCACGGCCAGCCGGACCGCATCGAAGATCTGGCCCATCATCGCTGCGTGAATTTCCGCCTGCCCTCGGGGCGGGTCTACGAGTGGGAATTCAAGGTAGGCGGCCATATCCGCAGGTTCGCCCCGCAGGCGCCCCAGGCCATGCTCGCTTTCAACGACCCCGATCTGGTGCTGCAGGCGGTACTGGATGGCGAAGGCATTGCGCAGATGGCCGGATACCAGATCCGCGATCATCTGCGGGACGGAACGTTGACAGCCTGCCTGCCGCAATACGCGCCGGACGACCGCGGCCATTACATCTGCTATCTGAGCCGCCAGCACCTGCCATCGCGCATCCGCGTCTTCGTCGACTTCATGACGACGCACATTCGCGCGCTGGACCTGCACACCACCGAAAGCTTCCTGAAGCCGGCAAGCTGA
- a CDS encoding carboxymuconolactone decarboxylase family protein, whose product MSQRINAFAKSPELFKKYIEFSTLVKSSAIEAPLLHLIDIRASQMNGCGFCLDMHVKEAKIHGERELRLHHVAIWRESQLFSDRERAALAWTEVLTRLPEHGVPDEIYESVRAHFSEKELSDLSFAIMAINGWNRLNVGFRTPPGSADKAYGLDKANLE is encoded by the coding sequence ATGAGTCAACGCATCAACGCCTTCGCCAAATCGCCCGAGCTGTTCAAGAAGTACATCGAGTTCAGCACGCTGGTGAAGTCCAGCGCCATCGAAGCGCCGCTGCTGCACCTGATCGACATCCGCGCTTCGCAAATGAACGGCTGCGGCTTCTGCCTGGACATGCATGTGAAGGAAGCCAAGATCCATGGCGAACGCGAGCTGCGCCTGCACCACGTCGCCATTTGGCGCGAATCCCAGCTGTTCTCGGATCGCGAACGCGCCGCGCTGGCCTGGACGGAAGTGTTGACCCGTTTGCCCGAGCACGGCGTGCCCGATGAGATCTACGAATCGGTGCGCGCGCACTTCTCCGAAAAAGAGCTTTCCGACCTGAGCTTCGCCATCATGGCCATCAACGGCTGGAACCGGCTGAACGTCGGCTTCCGCACGCCGCCGGGGTCGGCCGACAAGGCCTATGGCCTGGACAAGGCGAATCTGGAATAG
- a CDS encoding ABC transporter ATP-binding protein, whose protein sequence is MKKVSVECRGISLSYGRTEVLKDLNLHIEPGEFFALLGPSGSGKSTLLRLIAGFNQHSQGQLLVDGKDMTGVPPWRRNIGMVFQNYALWPHMTVRDNVAFGLVERRVPRAEIRERTDAALALVGLSQYAGRRPNELSGGQQQRVALARTIVIEPQVLLLDEPLSNLDKKLRVQMRRELLALQRRLGITTIFVTHDQEEAMTTADRMAVLDRGVLQQIGAPHTLFDFPVNGFVANFVGTMNVLEGAVKERTSHSVTLAVDGVGDLQMPVHGEVPAAARLAASFRPHVVQIDMAGGNTDARYLWLPGVVQASEFQGEFTRYQVQVGERTITADQSHLAGLSIFPVGAPVTVGVEPAQIRLLAA, encoded by the coding sequence ATGAAAAAAGTCAGCGTGGAGTGCCGCGGCATTTCCTTGTCCTACGGCAGGACGGAGGTGCTGAAGGATCTGAATCTGCACATCGAACCCGGCGAATTCTTTGCGCTGCTCGGGCCTTCCGGATCGGGCAAGTCGACGCTGTTGCGGCTGATCGCCGGCTTCAACCAGCACTCCCAGGGGCAGTTGCTGGTCGATGGCAAGGACATGACGGGCGTGCCGCCCTGGCGGCGCAACATCGGCATGGTTTTCCAGAACTACGCGCTGTGGCCTCACATGACGGTGCGGGACAACGTCGCTTTCGGTCTGGTCGAACGTCGCGTGCCGCGTGCGGAAATCCGCGAACGCACCGATGCCGCGCTGGCGCTGGTGGGGTTGTCGCAGTACGCGGGCCGGCGGCCGAACGAGTTGTCCGGCGGTCAGCAGCAGCGCGTCGCGCTGGCCCGCACCATCGTCATCGAACCGCAGGTGCTGCTGCTGGACGAGCCGCTGTCCAATCTGGACAAGAAGCTGCGCGTGCAGATGCGGCGTGAGTTGCTGGCCCTGCAGCGCCGCCTGGGCATAACGACCATCTTCGTGACCCATGATCAGGAAGAGGCGATGACCACGGCGGACCGCATGGCGGTGCTCGACCGGGGCGTGCTGCAGCAGATCGGCGCGCCGCATACCTTGTTCGACTTCCCCGTCAACGGCTTCGTGGCGAACTTCGTCGGCACGATGAACGTGCTGGAAGGCGCGGTGAAGGAGCGCACCAGCCATAGCGTCACGCTGGCGGTCGATGGCGTGGGCGATTTGCAGATGCCCGTTCATGGCGAGGTGCCGGCCGCGGCGCGGCTGGCGGCCAGTTTCCGTCCGCACGTGGTGCAGATCGACATGGCGGGCGGCAATACCGATGCGCGTTACCTCTGGCTGCCGGGCGTGGTGCAGGCCAGCGAGTTCCAGGGCGAGTTCACGCGCTACCAGGTGCAGGTGGGTGAACGCACGATCACCGCCGACCAGTCCCATCTTGCCGGTTTGTCGATTTTCCCGGTCGGGGCGCCCGTCACGGTGGGGGTGGAGCCCGCCCAGATCCGCCTGCTGGCCGCGTGA
- a CDS encoding RraA family protein, giving the protein MQPTAPAAGIPASRPIPSGYAELSTAEVSDALDRLGLPGSALGIASVSAAQRLLGRAYTVRYAPADVQPGTVGDYIDDVPAGAVVVLDNGGRTDCTVWGGILTEVASRRGIAGTVINGVCRDADAAAQFSYPLFSRGRFMRTGKDRVQVDEVNGDVSLGDVRVRPGDILLGDGDGVVVVPQAREDEVLALALRTRDAEQAIVDSVRAGMSLTQARQAHGYHTLQRRGR; this is encoded by the coding sequence ATGCAACCCACCGCGCCCGCCGCCGGCATCCCCGCCAGCCGGCCCATTCCTTCCGGCTATGCCGAGCTTTCCACGGCTGAAGTCTCCGACGCCCTGGACCGGCTGGGACTGCCGGGCAGCGCGCTGGGTATCGCCTCAGTCAGCGCCGCGCAGCGCCTGCTGGGCCGCGCCTACACCGTGCGCTACGCCCCGGCGGACGTTCAACCCGGCACGGTGGGCGACTATATCGACGATGTACCCGCGGGCGCCGTCGTGGTGCTGGACAACGGCGGCAGAACCGACTGCACGGTGTGGGGCGGCATCCTGACCGAAGTCGCATCGCGGCGCGGCATCGCCGGCACCGTGATCAACGGCGTCTGCCGCGACGCCGACGCGGCGGCCCAGTTTTCCTATCCCCTGTTCAGCCGCGGGCGTTTCATGCGCACCGGCAAGGACCGCGTACAGGTTGACGAGGTCAACGGCGACGTCAGCCTGGGCGACGTCCGGGTCCGCCCGGGCGACATCCTGCTGGGCGACGGCGACGGCGTCGTGGTCGTGCCCCAGGCGCGCGAAGACGAAGTGCTGGCGCTGGCCCTGCGCACGCGCGACGCCGAGCAGGCCATCGTGGACAGCGTGCGCGCCGGCATGTCGCTGACGCAGGCGCGCCAGGCGCATGGGTACCACACGCTGCAACGCCGCGGCCGCTGA
- a CDS encoding cupin domain-containing protein, which translates to MPKIAGFTFALLAAGALLGQQALAASPAAAHAAHSGAAPAAPQAIVTPLMTRDMPDFPGKEAEMITVEYPPGAVDPIHRHDAHAFVYVLEGKIVMQVKGADPVTLTPGQTFYEGPNDIHIVGRNASQSQPAKFVVLLIKNKGAPALIPVQ; encoded by the coding sequence ATGCCGAAAATCGCCGGATTTACTTTTGCCCTTTTGGCCGCGGGCGCGCTGCTGGGCCAGCAGGCACTCGCCGCTTCGCCTGCCGCTGCGCACGCCGCGCACAGTGGCGCCGCCCCTGCCGCCCCCCAGGCCATCGTCACGCCGCTGATGACCCGGGACATGCCGGACTTCCCCGGCAAGGAAGCGGAGATGATCACCGTCGAATATCCGCCGGGCGCCGTCGACCCCATCCACCGCCACGACGCGCATGCCTTTGTCTACGTGCTGGAAGGCAAGATCGTGATGCAGGTCAAAGGCGCCGACCCCGTCACCCTCACGCCGGGCCAGACTTTCTATGAAGGCCCCAACGACATCCATATCGTCGGCCGCAACGCCAGCCAGTCCCAACCCGCCAAGTTCGTCGTCCTCCTGATCAAAAACAAGGGCGCCCCCGCCCTGATTCCCGTGCAGTAA
- a CDS encoding LysR family transcriptional regulator, with translation MEIYQIRAFVKVARLGNLTRAAEALCLTQPAVTAQIKALEQSLGVALFDRNAGRLTLAKAGEVLLPTAEALLALGNQLRSEARGLQGALHGVLDLGVPSEQPDFLRLGELASEVTQRLPLIELKTHVLPTVQLSEQVMAGRLTAALAVAARPPLGLQWTPLRSVHYRIALPHEQAEAVKRGGWRELAQLPWLDGPAGSHAHLLLREMFERHGLAPRVVMQNDDHANLDALVRAGAGCALLREEIAMAGAAAGDFVVWGNARAAATLGFVLAPERAGEPLLVALESVMQKIWLGGPAA, from the coding sequence ATGGAGATCTATCAAATACGGGCTTTCGTCAAAGTGGCGCGGCTGGGAAACCTGACGCGGGCGGCCGAAGCGCTTTGCCTGACGCAGCCCGCGGTGACGGCGCAAATCAAGGCGCTGGAGCAAAGCCTGGGCGTGGCGCTGTTCGACCGCAACGCGGGCCGCCTGACGCTGGCCAAGGCCGGCGAAGTCCTGCTGCCTACCGCCGAGGCGTTGCTCGCGCTGGGCAATCAGCTCAGGTCGGAAGCCCGGGGGCTGCAGGGCGCGCTGCACGGTGTGCTGGATCTGGGCGTGCCCAGCGAGCAGCCCGATTTTCTGCGCCTGGGCGAACTGGCTTCGGAAGTGACCCAACGCCTGCCTCTGATCGAGCTCAAGACCCACGTGCTGCCCACCGTGCAGCTGTCGGAGCAGGTGATGGCGGGGCGGCTCACCGCGGCCCTGGCGGTGGCCGCGCGGCCGCCGCTGGGCCTGCAATGGACGCCGCTGCGCAGCGTGCATTACCGCATCGCCCTGCCGCACGAACAGGCGGAAGCGGTCAAGCGGGGCGGGTGGCGTGAGCTGGCGCAGCTGCCGTGGCTGGACGGGCCGGCGGGCAGCCACGCTCATCTGCTGCTGCGCGAGATGTTCGAACGGCACGGGCTGGCGCCGCGCGTCGTCATGCAGAACGACGACCATGCCAATCTGGACGCGCTGGTGCGTGCGGGGGCGGGCTGCGCCTTGCTGCGCGAAGAGATCGCGATGGCGGGCGCGGCGGCGGGCGATTTCGTCGTCTGGGGCAACGCCCGCGCGGCGGCGACGCTGGGCTTCGTCCTGGCGCCCGAGCGCGCCGGCGAGCCCTTGCTCGTCGCCCTGGAATCCGTGATGCAGAAGATCTGGCTGGGCGGGCCGGCGGCGTAG
- a CDS encoding ABC transporter permease — MSLNLASSKGPAVVAACVIAFLAAFLIVPVATVFHAAFVNADGSITAGHFRAFFNQPLMQEAFYNSLYVAVWSTLIASVLAIPLAYFTVRFQFRGALLIQTLGILPLIMPPFVGAVAMQLIFGRSGSVNLLLGDWFDINLPLMEGLNSVIFVEALHYFPFILMNLVVALRNIDGAMEEAAFNLGSRGFRLFRRIIFPLALPGYVAGASLVFVKVFDDLGTPLVLGTTNMLAPQAYLRITQVGLEDPLGYVISVIIIAFSIASLWLSARVLKGKDYSTLQKGGAGIQKRRLRRGEAVLAYGWIILVLLLVLSPHIGVLLLSFASVWSFAPLPDGYTLAHYATVFQDSGGMIANTLLYCGLAAGIDVVLGTAIAYLLLRTRLPGRHWLDWLASAALAVPGIVLAIGLLRTFRHVELPFMATTLTSSWVIIMIAYSVRRLPYALRSCVAALQQINVSLEEAAQSLGANRWRTVRRVVVPLMAGGMLAGFVTSFITAAVELSATIMLVTRESQAPMSYGIYLYMQSASGRGPGAALGVLAVIAVAVGTYVSHVLVARTGARRPDRVEETLALDPQNAPATRRLETT; from the coding sequence GTGTCTCTTAACCTTGCGTCGAGCAAAGGCCCGGCGGTGGTGGCGGCCTGCGTCATCGCCTTCCTGGCCGCCTTTCTGATCGTGCCGGTGGCGACGGTCTTCCATGCCGCCTTCGTCAACGCGGACGGCAGCATCACGGCGGGCCACTTCCGGGCTTTCTTCAACCAGCCCCTGATGCAGGAGGCGTTCTACAACAGCCTTTACGTGGCGGTGTGGTCCACGCTGATCGCCAGCGTGCTGGCCATACCGCTGGCGTACTTCACCGTGCGCTTCCAGTTCCGCGGTGCGCTGTTGATCCAGACGCTGGGCATCCTGCCGCTGATCATGCCGCCTTTCGTGGGGGCGGTCGCGATGCAGCTGATTTTCGGCCGCTCCGGCAGCGTCAACCTGTTGCTGGGCGACTGGTTCGACATCAACTTGCCGCTGATGGAAGGCTTGAACAGCGTCATCTTCGTCGAGGCGCTGCATTACTTTCCCTTCATCCTGATGAACCTGGTCGTCGCGCTGCGCAACATCGATGGCGCGATGGAGGAGGCCGCGTTCAACCTGGGGTCGCGCGGATTCCGGCTGTTCCGCCGGATCATCTTCCCGCTGGCGCTGCCGGGCTATGTGGCCGGCGCGTCGCTAGTGTTCGTGAAAGTGTTCGACGACCTGGGCACGCCGCTGGTGCTGGGCACGACCAATATGCTGGCGCCGCAGGCGTACCTGCGCATCACCCAGGTTGGCCTGGAAGACCCGCTGGGCTATGTGATCAGCGTCATCATCATCGCCTTTTCCATTGCATCCCTCTGGCTGTCCGCCCGTGTGCTGAAAGGAAAGGACTATTCCACCTTGCAGAAAGGCGGCGCCGGCATCCAGAAACGGCGGCTGCGCCGGGGCGAAGCCGTGCTGGCCTATGGCTGGATCATCCTGGTGCTGCTGCTGGTGCTCTCGCCGCACATCGGGGTGCTGCTGCTGTCCTTCGCCAGCGTCTGGAGTTTCGCGCCGCTGCCCGACGGCTACACGCTGGCCCATTACGCCACCGTGTTCCAGGACTCGGGCGGCATGATCGCAAATACCCTGCTGTATTGCGGACTCGCGGCCGGCATCGACGTGGTCCTGGGGACCGCCATCGCCTATCTGCTGCTGCGTACGCGCCTGCCGGGCCGGCACTGGCTGGACTGGCTGGCGTCGGCCGCGCTGGCGGTGCCCGGCATCGTGCTGGCCATCGGCCTGCTGCGAACCTTCCGCCACGTCGAGCTGCCTTTCATGGCCACGACCTTGACGTCGTCGTGGGTCATCATCATGATCGCGTACTCGGTGCGCCGGCTGCCGTACGCCTTGCGATCGTGCGTGGCCGCGCTGCAGCAGATCAACGTCTCGCTGGAGGAAGCCGCGCAGTCTCTGGGCGCCAATCGCTGGCGGACCGTGCGCCGGGTGGTGGTGCCGCTGATGGCGGGCGGCATGCTGGCCGGGTTCGTTACCAGCTTCATCACCGCCGCCGTGGAGCTGTCCGCCACCATCATGCTGGTCACACGGGAAAGCCAGGCGCCGATGAGTTACGGGATCTACCTTTACATGCAAAGCGCGTCGGGACGCGGCCCGGGCGCGGCGCTGGGCGTGCTGGCGGTGATTGCCGTCGCGGTGGGCACCTACGTCAGCCACGTGCTGGTTGCGCGCACCGGTGCGCGGCGGCCCGACCGCGTGGAGGAAACGCTGGCGCTGGATCCGCAGAATGCGCCGGCCACGCGCCGATTGGAGACGACATGA
- a CDS encoding Bug family tripartite tricarboxylate transporter substrate binding protein, whose translation MKPRLSNALHTALAATPLALAMIAAAPSAQAAPYPCQNLKIVSPYPPGGTTDILARLIAPSLQGDLGVPVIVENRGGASSNIGTEYVARAEPDGCTVLLGNNTGIVINRNLYKLRLDPVEALRPVAEVAAMPLVLYVNPKVPAKTLPELVGLLQKSGTYSFASGGSGSPQHLAGELFRLATGADLLHIPYKGQGPAMMDVVGGQVQMAFETTAALSPQAKAGRVVPLATTGATRAAGFTDIPTMTEAGFKNFVITNWYGVFAPAGTPPALVTQLHAAVAKALANPEVAGKLAELGSEKVGGSPEEFAAFVASEVPRWEEVVKRSNAKVD comes from the coding sequence ATGAAACCACGCCTGTCCAACGCCCTGCATACCGCCCTGGCCGCGACGCCCCTGGCCCTGGCCATGATCGCGGCTGCCCCATCCGCGCAAGCCGCGCCCTATCCCTGCCAGAACCTGAAGATCGTGTCGCCCTACCCGCCCGGCGGCACCACCGACATCCTGGCCCGCCTGATCGCGCCTTCGTTGCAAGGCGACCTGGGCGTGCCGGTCATCGTGGAAAACCGTGGCGGCGCCAGCAGCAATATCGGCACGGAATACGTGGCGCGGGCGGAGCCGGACGGCTGCACGGTCCTGCTGGGCAACAACACCGGCATCGTCATCAACCGCAATCTGTACAAGCTAAGGCTGGACCCGGTGGAGGCCTTGCGGCCCGTGGCGGAAGTCGCTGCCATGCCGCTGGTGCTCTACGTCAATCCGAAGGTGCCGGCGAAGACGCTGCCCGAACTGGTCGGCCTGCTGCAAAAGAGCGGCACGTACAGCTTCGCCTCGGGCGGCAGCGGCAGCCCGCAGCACCTGGCGGGCGAACTGTTCCGCCTCGCCACCGGCGCGGACCTGCTGCACATCCCCTACAAGGGCCAGGGACCGGCCATGATGGACGTGGTCGGCGGACAGGTGCAGATGGCCTTCGAGACCACGGCGGCGCTGTCGCCGCAGGCCAAGGCCGGCCGCGTGGTGCCGCTGGCGACCACGGGCGCGACGCGGGCGGCGGGCTTCACCGACATCCCGACGATGACGGAAGCCGGCTTCAAGAACTTCGTCATCACGAACTGGTACGGCGTCTTCGCGCCCGCCGGCACGCCGCCCGCGCTGGTGACGCAGCTTCACGCCGCGGTCGCCAAGGCCCTGGCCAACCCGGAAGTCGCGGGCAAGCTGGCCGAGCTTGGCTCCGAGAAAGTCGGCGGATCCCCCGAGGAATTCGCAGCCTTCGTCGCCAGCGAAGTGCCGCGCTGGGAGGAAGTGGTCAAGCGCTCGAACGCGAAGGTGGATTAA